The DNA region TAATGCAACTTTACTAAATGATGAAATAATGAAATATGCCGATGAAAATATGGGAAATATAGTTTTAAGTATAGATGGAAGAAAAGAAGTAAATGATAGTGTTAGGGTAAGAGCAGATGGCAGCGGATGTTATGATGTGATTTTGCCTAAGATTAAAAAGATGGTAGCTATGAGAGATAAAACTAAGCAGTACTATGCAAGAGGTACATTTACAAGAAACAACATAGATTTTTTTGAAGATGTAAAGCATATGGCGGACTTAGGCTTTAAAGAAATTTCCATTGAACCTGTGGTGCTTCCAGAGGACAATCCTCTTTCCATAAGAGAAGAAGATTTAGAAACTATATTTAAGGAATATGATAAATTATATGAAGAAATGCTTAAAAGACATAGAGAGGGAAATGAGTTTAAGTTTTATCATTTTAATATAAATTTACAGGGAGGGCCTTGTGTATACAAGAGAATATCAGGATGTGGAGCGGGACATGAATACGTGGCAATAACTCCAGAGGGGGACGTATATCCCTGTCATCAGTTTGTAGGCAATAAGGATTTTAAATTAGGTACTATATTTGATAAGGATTTAAATGAAGAAATTCCTCAGGAGTTTAAAGAGGCTCACATATACAATAAACCTAAGTGTATAGATTGCTGGGCTAGATTTTATTGCAGCGGCGGGTGTCAGGCAAATAATTATAACTTTAATAAAGATATCCATATACCTTACGAAGTAGGCTGTAAAATGCAGAAAAAGAGAATAGAATGTTCCATAGCATTAAAGGCAAAAACTATGGAATAATCAATATAAAATAAATAACATGATAAAAATGCCATCAATGTTTTACATTGTATAAGAAACAACCTCAGTTAAAGTAGTATGATGTTAGAATAGTATGATATTGGAGCAGTATACTGATTCTATATTCATTTAATATAGAACTTAGCATAGTGAATTGCCTATTATTGACTAATTATATATACACAACTATAATTAAATGGGTAGCTAAAAATATTGTCAACAAAGGAGGATAAAAATGAAGAAAAAGAGTACAGTTTATTTTGTACTGAGTATAGTAGTGATTGCAGTTTTAGCCTATTTAGGTGCTTTTGGATATGTGGGAAGTACATATGAAATAAAACCTTTTAGTAAGACTATAAACAGAGGACTCGACCTTCAGGGGGGAGTATCTGTGGTTGAACAGATTACAGATAAAAATGTATCAAATGCTACTATGCAGAGAACTATTCAGCTGCTCTCATTAAGAGTAAATAAAATGGGGGTAAGTGAAACCAACGTAGCTAAAGAAGGTGCTGACAAGATAAGAATTGATGTTCCTGGGAAAATTACCCCAGATGAAGTATTGAATACTATAGGAAAAACTGGTCAGCTTAAATTTGTAGGTCCTGATAATTCAACTATCTTAACAGGTAGCGATGTGAAAAGTGCCAGTGTAGGTACAGATCCACAGACCAACAAACCACTGATAAATCTTCAATTAAGTGACAGTGGTACTAAAAAATTTGCAGATGCCACTCAAAAATATTTAGGCCAGGCAATTTCCATATATATGGATGATCAACAGATTACAAGTCCTACAGTGGATACAGTCATCAGCGATGGTAAAGCGCAAATTAGTGGTAATTATACAATTGATACCGCAAAGCAGCAGGCAGATATTATAAGTGCAGGAGCTCTTCCTGTTACACTAAAAGCAGTTCAAGTTCAAACTGTAAGTGCTACACTTGGATCTACTGCACTTCCTATGAGTGTTAGGGCCGGTCTAGTAGGTATAGCAATAGTTTTGTCACTTATGTTTATATGGTTTAGGCGTCCGGGAATTATGGCGGATATTGCATTGATATTATATGTATTTTTAGTACTGTTGGTGTTTTCAGGTGTAGGTGCTACGCTTACTCTTTCAGGTATAGCAGGATTTTTGCTTACAGTTGGTATGGCTGTAGATGCAAATGTACTGATTTTTGCCAGAATAAAAGAGGAACTTAGAACTGGAAAGTCAATAAAATCTTCTACTAAAGCTGGATTTCAAAATGCTATGTCCTCCATAGTTGATTCCAATATAAATACAATAATCGCTGGATTGGTATTGTATTTTGTAGGTTCAGGTCCTGTAAAGGGATTTGCGTTAACACTTATAATTGGAGTACTTGTAAGCTTATTTACAGCATTGTTTGTAACAAAACATCTGCTGAATTGGTCTATAGATATTGGATTAATTAGTAAGCCTAAACATTTTGGAGTAAAGAGGGGGTAAACATATGCTGAAAGTTGTTGAAAAGAGAAAAATTTGGTTTACCATTTCCATAATTATAATAGTAATTGGCATAGGCTTTATGTGCTACAGAGGACTTAATTTCGGTATAGATTTTAGGGGTGGTACCCTTATGCAGATAAACATTAATAAAGATTTTAACAAACAGGATACAGACAAGATAATAGAGAAGTATGTTAAATCCAATGAATTTGAGAGTACAAAGGCCAATAATAAAGAGCTTACTATAAGAATTAATAGTGAAGCAATTTCTGATGCAAATACTACAAAATTATTTAATGATATTAAAGATAAATATAAATTAAAGGATTCAGATTTGATAAGTAGAGATAGGATAGGCGCAACTATTGGAAACGACCTTGTAAGAAATGCTGTAACTGCCTTATCAATATCCATAATTTTAATGTTATTTTTTATAGCATACAGATTTGAATTTAAATTTGGTTTAGCAGCTATAATAGCGCTTTTACATGATGTATTGATCACATTAAGTGTTTATGCTATAGGAAATCTGCAAATTAATACACCTTTTATAGCAGCAATTTTAACTATAATAGGATATTCCATAGCCGATACTATAGTTATATTTGACAGAATAAGGGAAAATCAAAAGAAGCTGCGAGGCAAAGAACTTATAGAAATTGCAGACACAAGTATTTCTCAAACCGTAGGAAGATCTATATGCACTGTAACTACTACAGTGGTTACAATAACCTGCTTACATATATTTGTTCCAGGTGTAAGGGAATTTACTATTCCTATACTAGTTGGTATAATCTCAGGATGTTATTCTTCAATATTTATAGCTAGTCCGATATGGTACTTATTTAAAAAGAGATCATCGGATAAAAAAAGAACTGATAAAAAAGAGCTTATTAAATAGACTAAATAATTGACTTAAATCGAAGTGACTGTGAGGCACTTCGATTTTTCTCTGAAAAATGTTTGTATTATATGGGATTATAATATATAATATATTATGTTTTCTACAAAGCTGGAGGAATAAATTATGGAAATAATTGAAGAAAATGTTCACTATTTAAAACAGCTAAAATTTCATAATCCCTTTTTTATGGACGGTATGCAAAAAGCTATAGATAAAGTTGTTAAGGCAGTAAATAATAGAGAGAAGATAATAATTTATGGCTACAGCGATGTAGACAGTATATATGGTATATCCATACTGTTTTTATTATTAAAATATCTTAATGCTGACGTAGAATATTTCATACCAGATGATATGGATGAGGAATATAGAATAAGCAGCGAATCATTAAAGGACTACATAAGATACCTTGGAGCAGATTTACTTATAACTGTAGGCTGTGGAAGTAATTCTAAAAAAGAAATTATACTGGCTAAGCAGCTGGGCATGGAGGTTATAATTACTGATTACCATGAGAT from Clostridium pasteurianum BC1 includes:
- the scfB gene encoding thioether cross-link-forming SCIFF peptide maturase; the encoded protein is MSLIHKFVQGNDYYVIDINTGSVHEIDKLVYDLLDEKGLKPKGELIDKFSDIYSIEEISEAYGEIEELVNEEVLYSKDLYEDIARNSTKGKSYIKALCLNIAHDCNLKCKYCFAEEGEYKGCRMLMSSEVGKKAIDFVIENSGPRNNIEVDLFGGEPLLAFDTVKEIVEYAKQQEKVHNKNIRFTMTTNATLLNDEIMKYADENMGNIVLSIDGRKEVNDSVRVRADGSGCYDVILPKIKKMVAMRDKTKQYYARGTFTRNNIDFFEDVKHMADLGFKEISIEPVVLPEDNPLSIREEDLETIFKEYDKLYEEMLKRHREGNEFKFYHFNINLQGGPCVYKRISGCGAGHEYVAITPEGDVYPCHQFVGNKDFKLGTIFDKDLNEEIPQEFKEAHIYNKPKCIDCWARFYCSGGCQANNYNFNKDIHIPYEVGCKMQKKRIECSIALKAKTME
- the secD gene encoding protein translocase subunit SecD, whose product is MKKKSTVYFVLSIVVIAVLAYLGAFGYVGSTYEIKPFSKTINRGLDLQGGVSVVEQITDKNVSNATMQRTIQLLSLRVNKMGVSETNVAKEGADKIRIDVPGKITPDEVLNTIGKTGQLKFVGPDNSTILTGSDVKSASVGTDPQTNKPLINLQLSDSGTKKFADATQKYLGQAISIYMDDQQITSPTVDTVISDGKAQISGNYTIDTAKQQADIISAGALPVTLKAVQVQTVSATLGSTALPMSVRAGLVGIAIVLSLMFIWFRRPGIMADIALILYVFLVLLVFSGVGATLTLSGIAGFLLTVGMAVDANVLIFARIKEELRTGKSIKSSTKAGFQNAMSSIVDSNINTIIAGLVLYFVGSGPVKGFALTLIIGVLVSLFTALFVTKHLLNWSIDIGLISKPKHFGVKRG
- the secF gene encoding protein translocase subunit SecF, producing the protein MLKVVEKRKIWFTISIIIIVIGIGFMCYRGLNFGIDFRGGTLMQININKDFNKQDTDKIIEKYVKSNEFESTKANNKELTIRINSEAISDANTTKLFNDIKDKYKLKDSDLISRDRIGATIGNDLVRNAVTALSISIILMLFFIAYRFEFKFGLAAIIALLHDVLITLSVYAIGNLQINTPFIAAILTIIGYSIADTIVIFDRIRENQKKLRGKELIEIADTSISQTVGRSICTVTTTVVTITCLHIFVPGVREFTIPILVGIISGCYSSIFIASPIWYLFKKRSSDKKRTDKKELIK